Proteins co-encoded in one Dasypus novemcinctus isolate mDasNov1 chromosome 6, mDasNov1.1.hap2, whole genome shotgun sequence genomic window:
- the LOC101423286 gene encoding olfactory receptor 13A1-like, translating to MLTQPMGASNHSTVVEFILQGFSENPQLQGVLFALFFLLYLTALAGNGLILMAIHLNPALHTPMYFFLSNLAILDIIGTSTVLPKLLENLLGKGSTISYRGCLTQIFFLTWILGAELLLLTAMAYDRYVAICQPLHYHTLMSRSLCALLAGSVWVVSGVNTSVNTGLMAQLTFCGSNQIHHFLCEFPSLLLLACGSVYLNNVMVVIADIFFGVVNFLLTMASYTFIIASILRIRSTEGKLRAFSTCSSHLLVVCMYYSTVIYTYLLPGSGSSMENDKVVAIMYTAVSPNLNPLIYTLRNKDVKVALRRVFATFGK from the coding sequence ATGCTCACTCAGCCAATGGGAGCAAGCAACCACTCGACTGTGGTAGAGTTCATCCTTCAGGGCTTCTCAGAAAACCCCCAGCTCCAGGGTGTCTTATTtgctctcttcttcctcctttacCTGACTGCTCTTGCAGGGAATGGCCTCATCCTCATGGCCATCCATCTGAATCCTGCCCTCCACACCCCAATGTACTTCTTTCTCAGCAATCTGGCCATTTTGGACATCATTGGTACATCAACTGTTCTCCCCAAGTTGCTGGAGAACCTGCTGGGTAAGGGCAGCACCATCTCATACAGAGGCTGCTTGACACAAATCTTCTTCTTGACGTGGATCCTGGGGGCTGAGCTGCTGCTGCTCACGgctatggcctatgaccgctatgtggccatctgtcaGCCCCTGCACTATCACACATTGATGAGCAGATCCCTCTGTGCCCTGCTGGCAGGCAGTGTGTGGGTGGTCAGTGGGGTCAATACCTCTGTGAACACTGGCCTGATGGCACAGCTAACGTTCTGTGGCTCCAATCAGATCCATCACTTCCTGTGTGAATTCCCCTCACTGCTGCTGCTTGCCTGTGGCTCAGTATATCTGAACAACGTGATGGTTGTCATTGCAGACATTTTCTTTGGGGTGGTCAACTTCTTGCTCACCATGGCATCCTACACCTTCATCATTGCCAGCATCCTGCGCATCCGATCAACTGAAGGCAAGCTCAGggccttctccacctgctcctcccacctcctgGTGGTCTGCATGTACTACTCCACTGTTATCTACACCTacctccttccagggtctggctccTCCATGGAAAATGACAAAGTGGTCGCCATCATGTATACAGCAGTCAGCCCGAACCTGAACCCGCTCATCTACACTCTGCGCAACAAGGATGTAAAAGTGGCTCTCAGGAGGGTGTTTGCCACATTTggtaaatga